A genomic window from Elaeis guineensis isolate ETL-2024a chromosome 3, EG11, whole genome shotgun sequence includes:
- the LOC105041584 gene encoding serine carboxypeptidase 1 isoform X1, producing MEPRRMTTTFLILLSFSSCLLALPNIEGYDEMNRLRELMKSQRSSSTLHHGLQTHPASKKTYSPVYVGPQNGQMEADKIDELPGQPEGVNFDQYAGYVTVDPEAGRALFYYFVESPQDPSTKPLVLWLNGGPGCSSLGAGAMVELGPFGVNSDGRTLYANIHAWNIVANVIFLESPAGVGFSYSNTTTDYELSGDKRTAEDSYTFLVNWLERFPQYKTRDFYMTGESYAGHYIPELASLILANNKIMNRTAINLKGVAIGNAYIDDDTNTRATYDYYWTHALISDEAYKEIRSKCTFSGQSYTPGCVSALTAADAEVGNIDYYDIYAPLCKDPSKTTHLTKLEVDPCAGSYTWSYLNLPEVQKALHANVTGLWYPWSRCSRFVGFRGNWTDAPDTLLPTIKELISSGISVWLYSGDQDSVVPVTSTRYSIDMLGLGIESSWRPWYIDGEVGGYVVGYKGLTFATVRGAGHMVPSYQPERSLTMISSFLEGKLPPLV from the exons ATGGAACCAAGGAGGATGACAACCACCTTCTTAATTCTTCTATCATTCTCATCCTGCCTCCTTGCATTGCCCAACATAGAAGGATATGATGAAATGAACCGTCTTCGAGAGCTGATGAAATCCCAAAGGTCATCAAGCACTCTACACCATGGCTTACAGACTCATCCAGCTTCAAAGAAGACCTACTCGCCGGTCTATGTCGGTCCACAGAATGGGCAGATGGAAGCCGATAAGATCGACGAATTGCCAGGACAACCAGAAGGAGTGAATTTTGATCAATATGCAGGCTATGTAACAGTGGACCCAGAAGCAGGCAGAGCGCTCTTCTACTACTTTGTGGAGTCCCCACAGGACCCTTCTACCAAGCCTTTAGTCCTATGGCTCAATGGAG GACCTGGTTGCTCTTCACTTGGAGCCGGAGCAATGGTGGAACTGGGACCATTTGGAGTCAACAGTGATGGGAGGACTCTTTATGCCAATATCCATGCTTGGAACATCG TGGCGAATGTGATCTTCTTGGAATCGCCTGCTGGGGTCGGGTTTTCATATTCGAACACAACGACTGACTACGAACTGAGTGGAGATAAGAGGACTGCTGAAGATTCCTACACTTTTCTTGTCAATTGGCTTGAAAGGTTCCCTCAGTACAAGACTCGTGATTTCTACATGACTGGAGAGAGCTATGCTGGGCATTACATACCAGAGCTTGCCAGTCTTATCCTCGCAAATAATAAGATCATGAATCGAACAGCCATCAACCTAAAAGGAGTTGCA ATTGGAAATGCGTATATTGATGATGATACCAACACAAGGGCGACCTATGACTACTATTGGACTCATGCCTTAATCTCCGATGAAGCGTACAAGGAAATCCGATCAAAATGCACCTTCAGTGGTCAAAGTTATACTCCAGGCTGTGTGAGTGCTCTTACGGCAGCTGATGCAGAAGTTGGAAATATTGATTACTATGATATCTATGCCCCTCTTTGTAAGGACCCCTCCAAGACAACTCACTTGACCAAACTG GAAGTCGATCCATGTGCCGGTTCGTATACTTGGTCGTATTTGAATCTGCCAGAGGTGCAGAAAGCCCTTCATGCTAACGTAACAGGGTTATGGTACCCTTGGAGTCGTTGCAG TCGTTTTGTTGGATTTAGAGGAAATTGGACTGATGCACCTGATACTCTTTTGCCTACAATTAAAGAGCTTATCTCAAGTGGCATTAGTGTGTGGTTGTATAG TGGGGATCAAGATTCAGTGGTTCCAGTGACATCCACTAGATATTCTATAGACATGCTTGGACTCGGCATTGAATCATCATGGCGCCCATGGTACATCGATGGTGAG GTTGGAGGGTACGTCGTCGGCTATAAAGGGTTGACATTTGCAACAGTAAGGGGAGCCGGTCACATGGTACCAAGCTACCAACCTGAAAGATCACTGACCATGATTTCATCATTCCTTGAAGGAAAACTTCCCCCACTTGTATGA
- the LOC105041584 gene encoding serine carboxypeptidase 1 isoform X2 yields MEPRRMTTTFLILLSFSSCLLALPNIEGYDEMNRLRELMKSQRSSSTLHHGLQTHPASKKTYSPVYVGPQNGQMEADKIDELPGQPEGVNFDQYAGYVTVDPEAGRALFYYFVESPQDPSTKPLVLWLNGGPGCSSLGAGAMVELGPFGVNSDGRTLYANIHAWNIVANVIFLESPAGVGFSYSNTTTDYELSGDKRTAEDSYTFLVNWLERFPQYKTRDFYMTGESYAGHYIPELASLILANNKIMNRTAINLKGVAIGNAYIDDDTNTRATYDYYWTHALISDEAYKEIRSKCTFSGQSYTPGCVSALTAADAEVGNIDYYDIYAPLCKDPSKTTHLTKLEVDPCAGSYTWSYLNLPEVQKALHANVTGLWYPWSRCSGDQDSVVPVTSTRYSIDMLGLGIESSWRPWYIDGEVGGYVVGYKGLTFATVRGAGHMVPSYQPERSLTMISSFLEGKLPPLV; encoded by the exons ATGGAACCAAGGAGGATGACAACCACCTTCTTAATTCTTCTATCATTCTCATCCTGCCTCCTTGCATTGCCCAACATAGAAGGATATGATGAAATGAACCGTCTTCGAGAGCTGATGAAATCCCAAAGGTCATCAAGCACTCTACACCATGGCTTACAGACTCATCCAGCTTCAAAGAAGACCTACTCGCCGGTCTATGTCGGTCCACAGAATGGGCAGATGGAAGCCGATAAGATCGACGAATTGCCAGGACAACCAGAAGGAGTGAATTTTGATCAATATGCAGGCTATGTAACAGTGGACCCAGAAGCAGGCAGAGCGCTCTTCTACTACTTTGTGGAGTCCCCACAGGACCCTTCTACCAAGCCTTTAGTCCTATGGCTCAATGGAG GACCTGGTTGCTCTTCACTTGGAGCCGGAGCAATGGTGGAACTGGGACCATTTGGAGTCAACAGTGATGGGAGGACTCTTTATGCCAATATCCATGCTTGGAACATCG TGGCGAATGTGATCTTCTTGGAATCGCCTGCTGGGGTCGGGTTTTCATATTCGAACACAACGACTGACTACGAACTGAGTGGAGATAAGAGGACTGCTGAAGATTCCTACACTTTTCTTGTCAATTGGCTTGAAAGGTTCCCTCAGTACAAGACTCGTGATTTCTACATGACTGGAGAGAGCTATGCTGGGCATTACATACCAGAGCTTGCCAGTCTTATCCTCGCAAATAATAAGATCATGAATCGAACAGCCATCAACCTAAAAGGAGTTGCA ATTGGAAATGCGTATATTGATGATGATACCAACACAAGGGCGACCTATGACTACTATTGGACTCATGCCTTAATCTCCGATGAAGCGTACAAGGAAATCCGATCAAAATGCACCTTCAGTGGTCAAAGTTATACTCCAGGCTGTGTGAGTGCTCTTACGGCAGCTGATGCAGAAGTTGGAAATATTGATTACTATGATATCTATGCCCCTCTTTGTAAGGACCCCTCCAAGACAACTCACTTGACCAAACTG GAAGTCGATCCATGTGCCGGTTCGTATACTTGGTCGTATTTGAATCTGCCAGAGGTGCAGAAAGCCCTTCATGCTAACGTAACAGGGTTATGGTACCCTTGGAGTCGTTGCAG TGGGGATCAAGATTCAGTGGTTCCAGTGACATCCACTAGATATTCTATAGACATGCTTGGACTCGGCATTGAATCATCATGGCGCCCATGGTACATCGATGGTGAG GTTGGAGGGTACGTCGTCGGCTATAAAGGGTTGACATTTGCAACAGTAAGGGGAGCCGGTCACATGGTACCAAGCTACCAACCTGAAAGATCACTGACCATGATTTCATCATTCCTTGAAGGAAAACTTCCCCCACTTGTATGA